From the genome of Nicotiana sylvestris chromosome 1, ASM39365v2, whole genome shotgun sequence:
GGTTAATTGCAAAGTATGAAGTCACATATAAAAATATTGAACCTGGATCTATTATGGCATAAGCATTACATGAGCAGACTAGAagtatacctgtaataacttctGCAGATGCCTCTGCACTCAGACGATCAAGTGTAGCAAACAAAAGGGGTTGTCCCCCTCCCTGAGCAACTCGATCTGCACCTCTGCCTGCCCCATGCCCGGTCTGATTATGAGAAACCACGAGCCTGAGGTAGTGCAATTATAGTAGCTGAGGAACTATAAGGACGAGTTGATCCACCACTAAAATTATGTCGTAACTTTGGGTAGTTGGCCTTTATATGGCCAATTTCTCCGCAATGATAGCAACCATGAAACCCAAGCTTGCATTGACCTGAATGTTTCCGCTTACATGTTCCACAAAGACCTTGTTGTTGTGAATATTGCTCAACATGACTCTGGctatgtgaggatgatgtcctaaaaTTCTGATTCTGGCGAGACTAGTTTCCTTAGCTCTGAGTACGTCTGAAGGAAGACCCACCACCTGACTGATGACTGGACTGAGCTGGTGCTAATGACTCCTTATTGGAGGAACCCATTCCACCTCCGTTGGATGTACCATTAAACCTTCCTGTTGTCCAGGCTTTCTTGTTATGCTATTTTTCTTCTCACCTTTATTGTCTGTCTTTTTCTAAGTGCTTGGCGAATCCCACAACAAAAGAGAAAGCTGTCATTCCTACTGTTGCAGCTAATGTCGTATCCTTCATGTGGTATGCCAAACTGCCAACAAACCTGCGAATCTTTGCTTTTTTTGTCTTAACCATGTGAGGAGCATGCTTAGCCAACCTTATGAATTTCATGTAGTACTCTTGCATACTTTTATTCCCTTGCCTGAGCTGTTCGTACTCTGTAGCCTTAACTTTCCTATCCTCTTCCGGGATAAAGTTAGCCATGAAggcctcttcaaattcttcccaagtaggcggaccatcatcttcatctctttccttttcccacatctcaaaccaagTGCCAGCCACATCTCTAAGCTGGTAAGCAACAAGCTCCACAGCTTCATCATCAAATGCCTTCATCCCTCGGAGGGCTTTCTTGACACCCTCCAGCCACAACATTGGATCTTCATTAGCTATAGAACCATGGAACAATGGAGgactcaacttcaaaaattcattcactcTTGAGGACTCAGAATTGTTCTGTCTATTTAATTGAGGTGGAATTTCATCTCTTCTCTCGTTCTGGTTGGCCATGAAGGATTTAAACATCTCCATAACACTATTGATAGCATTAACCATCTGACCCACCTCTGGAGATATAGCTGTATTAGCCGGAGCAGCTGTTGGGGGCGACACTGGATCATGAGGTACTGGATCATCATACTCCACCTCTTCTTCATGTTCAACCCGGGGTACTTGAAACCCTTTTGTGGAtttactcttccttttctgagtTGAAGCCTTCTTAGTTCTACTTGAGCCACAATAGTAGCAATAGTTTCTTGAGCAGCATCCTGAGTGTCGGTGTCAGAGTTGCGAGTACGAGCCATTTCTGCGAGATTTGGATAAACGAATACATTAGATAATTTCTTAGAGGTAGGCTCTATTGCACTATATAATGTATGAAAAAAATGAAACTTTTCCTAAAGTATGGCACGCTAattataaacaagactctactaacacggcttcatagaccTCTAGG
Proteins encoded in this window:
- the LOC138874734 gene encoding uncharacterized protein, whose translation is MARTRNSDTDTQDAAQETIATIVAQVELRRLQLRKGRVNPQKVSPPTAAPANTAISPEVGQMVNAINSVMEMFKSFMANQNERRDEIPPQLNRQNNSESSRVNEFLKLSPPLFHGSIANEDPMLWLEGVKKALRGMKAFDDEAVELVAYQLRDVAGTWFEMWEKERDEDDGPPTWEEFEEAFMANFIPEEDRKVKATEYEQLRQGNKSMQEYYMKFIRLAKHAPHMVKTKKAKIRRLVVSHNQTGHGAGRGADRVAQGGGQPLLFATLDRLSAEASAEVITGKANMVADALSMKSMGVLAHLAVQRRSLGQKIQKLTNDGIRLDETEEGGITAYASVQSSLVEHVKAKQDKDPYLVKLKEGVRNKEIIVFTLGSEEVLKLNDRLCVPDVDGLRKAIMEEAHSSRYSIHPGATKMYLDFKELYWWKGMKKQVPRLGTKVNLSTAFHPQTDGQAERAIQTLKDMLRAYVIGFGGNWDDHLPLIEFAYNNNYQVSIGMAPYEALYGRRCRSLVGWFEPVEVPLIGSEFVCEALEKV